The DNA sequence GCGAGCACCTGCTCGAGCTGCAGCGGCGGCACGAGGTGATCGGCGACGTGCGCGGCCGCGGGCTGCTGCAGGGCATCGAGCTCGTCACCGACCGGGAGACGAAGCGGCCCGCCGAGAAGCTCGGCCAGGCGGTCACCGCCGAGTGCCTGCGCCGCGGCCTGCACATGAACATCGTGCAGCTGCCCGGCATGGGCGGCATCTTCCGCATCGCGCCCCCGCTCACCCTCTCCGACGAGGAGCTCGACCGGGGGATGGAGATCCTCGACGCCGCGCTGACCGCGGCGGCCAAGGAGGGCTGACCCCTCCCGGCGGGTCCGCCGCGCGACCACCCCGGCGAAGTGGCCACTTGATGCCACTTCGTGCAACTTTCAACGGCTTTATTGCTGCCGTCCCCGCCAAGAGATAACAAGTTTTCCATCCTGACACGTTCAGGTCAGAAAACTTGTCACCGGCGATAGAGGGGTGTTCATGCTGCGTGACACGCACCTGCCGTACGGCCTGCCCGGGCCGGCGGTGGCGAGGGAGGGCGAATGTCAGCGGCATCCGAGGGCGGTGCGGTCATGCGGGTGCTGATCGCAGGGGCCGGGATCGCGGGCCTCACCACCGCGCTCAGCCTGCACGCGGCCGGCATCCGGTGCACCGTGGTGGACCGTGCCCGGCGGCTCACCACGGCCGGGGTGGGCATCAACCTCCAGCCGCACGCGGTACGCGAGCTCACCGAGCTAGGCCTGGGGGACGACCTCGCCGCGATCGGCGTCTCCATCGCGGAGATGGCCCACTTCGACCGGTTCGGCAACCGCATCTGGGACGAGCCGCGCGGCGTCGCGGCCGGGTACCGCTGGCCGCAGTACGCCGTGCACCGCGGCGAGCTGCACGCGCTGCTGCTGCGCGCGGCGCACGACCGGCTCGGCCCCGGCGCGGTGGTCACCGGCCTCGCCGTCGAGGACTTCGCGGAGGTGCCCGGCGGCGTCCGGGTACGGCTGCGCGACCGGACGACCGGCGAGCCCGTGGAGCGGGAGGCCGACGTGCTCGTCGGGGCCGACGGCCTGCACTCGGCCGTGCGCGCCCGGCTGCATCCGGCCGAGGGGCCGCCGATCGGCAGCGGCATCCTCATGTGGCGCGGCACCGCGCGGCGCGAGCCGTTCCTCACCGGGCACACCATGATCGTGGCCGGGACGAACTCGGCCGCGAAGTTCGTCGCGTACCCGATCTCGCCGACCGTGGCGGGCCGGGCCGTGATCAACTGGGTGGCCGAGGTATGGCTGCCGGGCCACCGGATCGCCGCGGACTGGACCGCGCGCGGCCGCCTCGAGGACGTGCTGCCGCACTTCGGCGACTGGCGGTTCGGCTGGCTCGACGTGGGCGGGCTGATCCGGGCGAGCGAGCAGATCCTCGTGTACCCGATGGTCGACCGGGACCCGCTGCCGTTCTGGAACGCCGGCCGGGTCACGCTCGTCGGCGACGCCGCGCACCCCATGTATCCGATCGGGTCGAACGGCGGCTCCCAGGCCGTGCTCGACGCCCGGGTGCTCGCCTACCACCTCGCGACCGCCCCCGACCCGGCCGCCGCGCTCGCCGCCTACGAGGAGGCCCGGCGGGAGACGGTGAACGCGATCGTGCTCGCCAACCGCTCGCTCGGCCCCGAGCGCATTTTGCGAACTGT is a window from the Thermopolyspora flexuosa genome containing:
- a CDS encoding flavin-dependent oxidoreductase; translation: MSAASEGGAVMRVLIAGAGIAGLTTALSLHAAGIRCTVVDRARRLTTAGVGINLQPHAVRELTELGLGDDLAAIGVSIAEMAHFDRFGNRIWDEPRGVAAGYRWPQYAVHRGELHALLLRAAHDRLGPGAVVTGLAVEDFAEVPGGVRVRLRDRTTGEPVEREADVLVGADGLHSAVRARLHPAEGPPIGSGILMWRGTARREPFLTGHTMIVAGTNSAAKFVAYPISPTVAGRAVINWVAEVWLPGHRIAADWTARGRLEDVLPHFGDWRFGWLDVGGLIRASEQILVYPMVDRDPLPFWNAGRVTLVGDAAHPMYPIGSNGGSQAVLDARVLAYHLATAPDPAAALAAYEEARRETVNAIVLANRSLGPERILRTVAERAPNGFTDIRDVLSEDEIAAIGAAYRSTTSVDVAMLNERESWTPPRAAEVGATRTATGG